The sequence agtagttaccccagcagctccagtacagaatgactgctgtgggtgaaacacagactcttatgctccgcctgttgggcggaaccagcaggcaggttctaccactcatactacagtataaggtacatcccacctaggtaccgcaatacccctaatatagcctaccacacacACAACGACCCTTTTAAGCACGTAAGATAACTGTGGTAAGACACACTcgctgaacccaagtgaatgcctgtggatttctcctcaaaatcacCTCAGATGATTCTTATACCGTGAGCCACTTTGTCTTATTGAACTCCACTTCTACGCGACTGATTTCACATTCTGCTTTCAAAAGACTCAATTTCAAATCTtattttaaattatgctttccctctgcTGCTTTCCATCACTTTCAGGTTTTAAATCTCCCCCTTCAGATTTCCTTTGTCTAAAAGGCTTTTACAGTTCTGAGGTCCAGCCAgcgatttccacaattatttcaaacaatctcccaaactgtagtaatttctcacaaatatagcactactgcagatatctttctggcctccCATGATCCAATGTCTTTTCAACTTGTGACTTCACTAAACAATAATCTGGTTCCTAGTTTCCTCTGTTCCATTAACTCTAGATCTCTTGGAAACTTCTCCTCATTTctatagtttccttaactagctggactttaggtTTCTGATACCTGCTTTCTTAACCATTAATCCATAGCATGGCTATTATTCTAGCAAGATTGAGAAAATTCCCTTTCTAACCTTCTAAAACCaattgcttctagcagagctgtgagagctgtcttctctctcactacctatctccaactgcaattgaATTAGCTAACTGTAACACATTGAAGAATTTCTACCTTACGATGCCCCAGCAGCTAAGCAACCATTGCTGGTTTATTTAATCGTCACACCGTAGCCCTGCACTCATGCACACGTGCACCTATGTCCAGCATGAACCTAACTACAGGTTTCACCCTTCCAGGTACAGAAACATTAAACACTTGGCACTATACCTTATTTTtagtgtttaccaatacaaatataaataccttaaaactacctttgttttcctaatatAAATTATATTGTTGGAGCCTGGAGGAACTGCCAGCTCTTTAGCCTCTAATATCCCCTGTAATTGCGACCCTCCCTCAATAAGCTTTCAGCTGGGGAAAGCCCAATTTTTATCATCCATGTGTGATCTGATGAGCAGCAGGAGGAATTTGTTTGTACACCACAGCTCACATGTGAATGAAACCAGAGTGTCAAAATCACAGTAtcctctttggcaccagtattggGGTCCAACCAGTCACAATCGACTCTTTTgcaatcaaagaatcatagaattcacagtgcagaaggaggccattcggcccatcgagtctgcacggcccttacaTAGTACTCTACTCCAGGCCACgtacctaccctatccccgtaacccagtaaacccccacgtaaccttttttggacactaagggcaatttagcgtggccaatcctacctacacatctttggactgtgggaggaaaccagagcacccggaggaaacccacgcagacacgtaagaatgtgccccagccaggaatcgaacctgggacctatggGAGCTAtattggagctatgaagcaactgtgctaaccactatgctaccgtgctgcccataatggaGTGGTTAGTTGCCTTGCCAGTTTTCTGCATCAGCTCTGCTTTGCACTTTAGCAAGTTGCCACATTTAAGGCTTCACAGAGCAGATCTAAAGTAGAAAATGTTAAAAACAAGTTAATTTTAAAATAAGAGCATGGAGATAATCTTTAGGCAGTTACTAATTAAGACCTTTCACATTTCAAGGAAACAAATGCAGTGCCAATACTGTTTGCTGCTTTCAGGAAGTAGTTACCAGCTTGAAATTTGGGGGTGCTGTTTGCAAGCTGCTTGTAGGAAAACGAAAAGGCACGTCAAGGCAGTTGAACATTTTCAAATGCTGCCACTTCAATTTTTTTGTGTGCCCCAGCCTTCATAACAGAAACATTTGGACACTAGTAATGATGACTATTGATCTTTCAAAGTAATCTTGCTTTGAAAGTAAGGTTAACCTTACCATTTCCTGATCCAGAAGTGTTATTGCCTCTAAATTATCTTCACCTTCACTATTCATCGATAATTCAAACTCATTTTCTGAAACGGACAAGTTACTTCTATCAGGCAAACAGCAGAGCAGTTCAAAATCTCTGCTTGTTCTTCCAAATTCACTATCTGTAGATAGCAAATTACTACAGTAACCAGAGGAGTGCAAAATGTTATTAGTCTGAGGCTCTGTATTTAAAGTGAAGTCACTCTGCAAAGGTGACAAATCAGTCTTTGTTCTTAACTTCACCTCCTCTTTAAGAGCTTCAGTTTCCCTGTGCACTGATGACTGGCTGCTCTCCCCATAAATGTGTTCTGTATGCAAGGGTCTGAACACCTCATCAAGTGGATCAAACCTCGTTGAGTTTTTCCCCTCCCACTCAAGCTGCAGTCTCTCCTCTGCTGCCATTCTGGATGATGTAGGAATTTCAACACCACCTTTTATTTTAATGCAGTCGAAGGCAGCAGCATCAGTGATATTCTCAATTCTTCCACTGCTTACTGCTGCATTTCCCTTTGTGCGCAGAGTTTCGTTCTCCGTTCCAGACACGGTGAAGGGGAGAGGTCTCAAATCTTCCTTCACTTCAGCTTCTGAAGGCTTTACACCTCGGTCACAGAGCTCTTTCCTTGATGAAATTTGATCAGGCAAAGGTATTTCTTTCCCAAATTTCTCTACATGTTCATCGATTGGTTTGACATCAATTTTGAATGAAAATGCCTGCTGTGCACTTTCTCCACTATCTTCAACATTTACATCTATTGATTTATCTGGCGTAAATACAGTCTTCGTAATGAAATTTGATGGATTACTCAGATGCACCGGCTCCTGTAGCACATCTGAAAAATCTCGTCCCTCGTTCTGGACTTTGGGATCGGCGTCTGTCTTCATCAACAATATTTCCACTGTATTATCCAAAGGGAAATGTGGCTCATTCAAACCGGTCTCACCATTTTTCTGCAGCAACTGAAATGATTTTTCTGTAAGGTTTTTCTCATCTCTTCTTGCAGCATCTCTAGAATGTGAAGCAACTTTCTTGTTTTTCTTTACACGTTTAAATCTGGTTTTTTTCTGTGGCCTGAGGGGAGATTTTTTCTGATCAGCTTCTGCAGTCTCTTGTTGCTGTCGAACACATCCTAAAGAGTTTCCCATCGTGTCGGCATTAAAAATACAGGCAGCATCTATTGCACTGGCATGATTCCTCAGACAGCCGCATCAGAGCCCAACTGATGAGAAAAGTTCTACCTCTTCCCACGAGAACCGAAAAGGCAATTTAAAATTCAAACTCACAGCATATTGTACAGCCAACCATCTTAAGATGCTGTTTCAGTAACATACAGTAATCCAATGGATATCACAACAGTTCAAACCACTTGACCTAAAACAAACTGATTTTTGATTGGTTAATATTTTCTCTAGTTGCTAGGTCATAATGACCACCTCTCCTTACTATCCCACAATTCAAATATCTCCAGAAAGTGACACGGAATGACACTGGCATGTTTAAAGGAAGTGCAAAAATTATAACGACACTCCCTAACCATTAATCACCAAGGTTGTCAAATTTCCACAGTAGGATTTAAACCTGCGCTTTAACCTTTTCAGCACTAAATTTAGTATTTTCTCTGTGTACCCTAAACATGAATTGTTGTCAGTTCTATACATGTATGCTTAATGCTGCTGAGCAAAGCTCAAAGAATTACTTTAATGTctgtaaagaaaaacaaaattctTTCAAGCTGTCACGAACCACTCCCAGGCAATGGGTTAATTTGTGCACCAGATTTTGTGGCGTACTCGTATGCTAACTCAAATGATACCGCAGTCTCGGCAGCAGGAGCAGACAGCTGCGTCATGACAAAAAAGTCATTGGCATGCTGCAGAATAAATTAAACTACATCAGCCTCACAGGTTGTCAAGTGACGTATATTTACTCACTTCCATTATCCTGAATAGAAAAATTCTAAATACTGAAATTTAAAAGTGAACAATTATTTCAGTACGAGATGTGCATTGTCCAGCATTAATGTTCAGTACAAGATAGAATCAAATGCTTGTATGGCTACCCCCAAATTAATTCAATGTAgataatgatttttttaaatgtataaagTGGCAGACATGTAGTGTTTATTTGGAGATTATGgtaataaaataattaaattaatgATAATATTCAAATTAAAAATTATAGTTATATCTACAGTAACATAAATGGAAAGTTACAAACAAAATTATTTAATTTCAATTACTTGCCCACATAAGCAGTTTTTACAAGTTAGTACAAATACAGGAAGGTTATACTGTATTGATTGCCTGAACATTGATTTTTCTTCACCATTTCTAAAACAGAATACAATTTCTCGAATTTCCAATTCTGTATACtgagagtacctaattaattttttccaattaaggggcaatttaacatggccaatccacctaacctgcacatctttgggttgtggaggcgaaacgcacgcaaacacggggaaaatgtgcaaactccacagtgacccagagccatgatcgaaactgggacctcggcgcagaggctgcagggctaacccactgcgccaccgtgctgccctcttcatgGTTAAACTTGAACAAAGAAAGTGAAACAATATATTTGTGCATGGTATATGTTGAACTGTCTAAAGTAAAAATGCACTGAatattaaataaatgtgtttctgcTTCGGTAATAATAGAAAGAATAATTTAGTATTGTGCACACCTAAAACCTAATGCCATAATTTCTCTGACCTCACTGGCAAGGttctacagcaggggtgggcaaacttttccgtgcaagggccacattcagaaatttacaattcacaaagggccgcatagtatattaagtaaaataattacttcacccggttatgattctgggcgcctcatatagaacatagaacagtacagcacagaacaggcccttcggccctcgatgttgtgccgagcaatgatcaccctactcaagtcaacgtatccaccctataccagtaaccaacacccccccccccccccaccaaaaaatttaaaaaaaaatttttttttttaaataaaattttttatttttttttttaatgacttggtgagccgcagaaatacctttggcgggccgcatgcggcccgcaggccgtagtttgcccacccctgttctacagTCTCTGATCAAGTCAAGCTATTAAATAGCTGGTTACAGGAAATGGCTGTTGAACCACGAAAAACTGGGAAGGGGGTGAAAAATGTTGAGCTTCAGTTGGGTATTGCTCAGTCCTCATACAAGATACACACAGTACAGATTGGAATTGCACCTATATTTGATGAAAGTTTATTACACGCGCACACATAATTAAAGAACGTAAACAGATTTAAGGCAAATCGTCTAAACTTTCTATGGAATATCTTCATTTTTGGCACAGCATGATGAGGATTTCAGGTTTAATGGTTCATCAGCTTCTGCAATCAAAGGGTTGGATAAAGGGAAATGCAACTAAAGGACCATTTTGTCTGTCCTCATGCCACATTCACTAAAGGAAACTGGGTTAGGCTACACAAAGTGGGAATACAGGAACTCTGTTAAGTTACTGCATATTGAAAATAACTGGCCTCGAGGAGCTGTGACTATCTGCAACCTCTATTCCTCCGCCCTCCATTACTAAATTTCTTTTCATCATGATGAATATTGCAGTAGAAATTCTCTGAATAAATACTAAAGATACCTCCTGCATGAATAGATATTTGGAGACAATCATAAGCATACATAACATAAGGCACAGATGATAAAAATATTTCTAAGCTATGCCCTTTTTTGTGTGGATTTGACTTAAGTTATTGAAACAAGTTGAAACAAGATACATGCGAGAAATTATATTAGGCTGGAATTTGAGATCAGCTGCGAACAGAACCCCAACCATTCAGTTGCTTACACTTTGCAATGGGAGTTCCTGTCAGCTAGATATCCCTTTGAAAGACATTGTGGATCTGAGAGTACTGGGAAACTCCTTAACCAGAGTTAAACGAGGAAACTGCAattagaataaaagcaaaatactgcagatgctcaaaatcagaaataaaaacagaaaacgttgCAAAACGCCAggaggtctagcagcatctgtggacagggagacagagttaatgggcgggaAGGAACGGCCTTGTCGCGCCCGACTCGGTGACGCAACGTgctgttaaatctcacgagaggcctcatgCGAGGTTTGAAACGCCTCGCAAGATCTGGTTGAtctaggggctggcttagcacagggctaaagagctggcttttaaagcagaccaaggcaggccagcagcacggttcaattcccgtaccagcctccccgaacaggcgccggaatgtggcgactaggggcttttcacagtaacttcattgatgcctacttgtgacagtaagcgattttcatttcattttcaattcaagATCTAACGAGGTCTCACGAggcgtcacaatctggatcccacccttgctgggcaagatccagatgaacatatttaagtagtcactaggctcatttaaatatgtctgcgccataTTCACGGCGCCCAGGAACTAACGGCCTTGTCTGGGAAACCCGacatggtgccgtttagcactggtccacacaaacatggatcaggcataatggcacctggggtggAGTTGGGGTTCCAAAGCCATccgaggcccctgggtggtcaggctctgggcagcctggcactggGTGGTACTGCTatcctagcactgccagggttcctgggTGGCAGGGGCATCGTCAGGTTGGCAGTTTCCAGATGCCAAGGAGCCACATTGCCTGTGCCAGTAGtgagatgtggcaatgctggagGACCGTCTAAGAGGTACTTTGGGGTAGTGTGAGGGTGTCCTCAGACCCTCACATCGCGGTGTgatgcccaagatggcggcggggggtgggggggggggggggagcgtttaCAAATAGTGCCCCAATCTCTTCATGTACTGGAGAGCCAAGCTTATCAGTCCAGGAAGTGAGGGAAATGCTGCCTTGGCAGGGTGTTCCCAACTGAGGCCAGAAAAAATTCCCTTTGACAGTGGAGTCATTCTCGGCACCTGTTTCTTTGGacgttaaatcacacccaatgAGTCAGCTCTAAAGAAGATTCAAAACATCAAccttgtttccctctc comes from Scyliorhinus canicula chromosome 1, sScyCan1.1, whole genome shotgun sequence and encodes:
- the LOC119967714 gene encoding uncharacterized protein LOC119967714, whose translation is MGNSLGCVRQQQETAEADQKKSPLRPQKKTRFKRVKKNKKVASHSRDAARRDEKNLTEKSFQLLQKNGETGLNEPHFPLDNTVEILLMKTDADPKVQNEGRDFSDVLQEPVHLSNPSNFITKTVFTPDKSIDVNVEDSGESAQQAFSFKIDVKPIDEHVEKFGKEIPLPDQISSRKELCDRGVKPSEAEVKEDLRPLPFTVSGTENETLRTKGNAAVSSGRIENITDAAAFDCIKIKGGVEIPTSSRMAAEERLQLEWEGKNSTRFDPLDEVFRPLHTEHIYGESSQSSVHRETEALKEEVKLRTKTDLSPLQSDFTLNTEPQTNNILHSSGYCSNLLSTDSEFGRTSRDFELLCCLPDRSNLSVSENEFELSMNSEGEDNLEAITLLDQEMVRLTLLSKQDYFERSIVIITSVQMFLL